The following proteins are encoded in a genomic region of Pelodictyon phaeoclathratiforme BU-1:
- a CDS encoding YgiT-type zinc finger protein, translating into MTEKANKAMTPFELCPVCGGDVIEKEVEKLILGGNNTAVVHVNAEVCTHCGERLYSKKTITLFEHIRSRLTTGDVAGFLPMGQTYKVAG; encoded by the coding sequence ATGACTGAGAAGGCAAACAAAGCAATGACCCCGTTTGAGCTATGCCCGGTATGCGGTGGAGACGTGATTGAAAAAGAGGTTGAAAAATTGATTCTCGGGGGTAATAATACCGCTGTTGTACACGTAAACGCTGAAGTCTGCACCCATTGTGGTGAACGATTATACTCGAAAAAGACGATCACGTTGTTTGAGCATATCCGGTCACGTCTTACAACTGGTGATGTTGCAGGCTTCCTTCCCATGGGGCAAACCTATAAAGTTGCCGGTTAA
- a CDS encoding SUMF1/EgtB/PvdO family nonheme iron enzyme has translation MTDIFVSYAREDQERVRPIVKELEHRNWSVFWDLEIPPGETWESFIGKALEESSCVLAVWSHSSVNSDWVKEEADEAKQRGVLVPLFLDTVDAPKGFRRIQAADISGWKNNSSYPPFQSLLAAIESKISSASPHVVKPAPAPKSAERGTVVPTAVPKAPLFQTKNNSSERLFPKIQRQQAVWAVVALAVIIVGLFYFINHKTGNSVVPLEVSSPEKVVPGNNPPVATNVAAEKALLNVVAVEPVVPSVVSSTEKVVSGKNLPADTNVAVEMAQLNFVPIRGGTFFMGSPGSEDEAYDDEGPQHLVRLSAFYMSRYEVTVSEFRKFIEATEYLTDAEQVRSKRDWKCGVLGSRRPANEDNHPVIYVSWNDAISYCKWLSNKTGKTFRLPKEEEWEYACRAGSRTSTPFNTGYNLTTSQANYNGHFPYDHNKKGEFRKNTVPVNSFAPNNWGLYNMHGNVWEWCENWYGPYGSSDDTFQRVIRGGCWDQHAGRCRSANRGYYPPENSLNHVGFRVVCEP, from the coding sequence ATGACCGATATTTTTGTCAGCTATGCTCGTGAAGATCAAGAGCGCGTCAGGCCAATTGTCAAAGAGCTTGAACACCGGAATTGGAGTGTTTTCTGGGATTTGGAAATTCCGCCGGGTGAAACATGGGAGAGCTTTATTGGAAAAGCGCTGGAAGAGTCGTCTTGTGTGCTTGCTGTCTGGTCGCACTCTTCGGTAAATTCTGACTGGGTCAAAGAGGAAGCTGATGAGGCCAAACAAAGAGGGGTTCTTGTTCCTTTGTTTCTTGATACGGTTGATGCACCAAAAGGATTCAGGCGTATTCAGGCTGCTGATATTTCAGGCTGGAAAAACAATAGTTCTTATCCACCATTCCAGTCACTCCTTGCTGCGATAGAGTCAAAAATTTCCTCAGCATCACCGCATGTTGTCAAACCTGCACCAGCACCAAAGTCAGCAGAACGAGGCACCGTTGTACCAACAGCAGTACCCAAAGCGCCACTATTTCAAACGAAAAACAATTCGTCAGAGCGGTTGTTCCCCAAAATACAACGACAGCAGGCGGTGTGGGCGGTTGTTGCTCTCGCAGTGATTATTGTCGGTCTTTTTTATTTTATAAACCATAAAACAGGAAATTCTGTTGTTCCTCTGGAAGTATCCAGCCCCGAAAAAGTGGTTCCTGGCAACAATCCACCAGTGGCCACGAATGTTGCTGCCGAGAAAGCACTGCTCAACGTTGTTGCAGTAGAGCCTGTTGTTCCATCGGTAGTATCCAGCACTGAAAAAGTGGTTTCTGGAAAAAATCTGCCAGCGGATACAAATGTTGCTGTTGAGATGGCACAGCTCAACTTTGTGCCAATTCGTGGTGGTACTTTTTTTATGGGCAGTCCGGGAAGCGAAGATGAGGCATATGATGATGAAGGACCACAGCATCTGGTGCGTCTGAGTGCTTTTTACATGAGCCGTTATGAGGTGACGGTTTCAGAGTTCAGGAAATTTATTGAGGCCACGGAATATCTTACTGATGCTGAACAAGTGAGAAGTAAGCGTGACTGGAAGTGTGGCGTATTGGGCAGTCGGCGACCAGCAAACGAGGATAATCATCCGGTAATTTATGTGAGCTGGAATGATGCAATAAGTTATTGCAAATGGCTCTCGAATAAAACAGGGAAAACATTTAGATTGCCAAAGGAAGAAGAATGGGAGTATGCTTGCCGAGCAGGAAGTCGAACGTCAACGCCGTTTAATACGGGTTACAATCTCACTACATCGCAGGCAAATTATAATGGTCATTTCCCTTATGATCATAATAAGAAAGGTGAGTTTCGTAAGAATACTGTTCCAGTGAATAGTTTTGCTCCAAATAATTGGGGGTTGTACAACATGCATGGTAATGTATGGGAGTGGTGCGAAAATTGGTATGGTCCCTATGGTAGTTCCGATGATACTTTTCAGCGAGTAATTCGTGGTGGTTGCTGGGATCAACATGCCGGGCGTTGCCGGTCGGCTAATCGTGGTTATTATCCACCTGAAAACAGTCTTAATCATGTTGGCTTCCGTGTTGTCTGTGAGCCGTAG
- a CDS encoding DUF2281 domain-containing protein produces the protein MTTAEKLYHAAKELPEPVVAEILDFAEFLQKKMADERASGKEMLIDIVGGLETSATFFGDPLEIQKRLRDEWQ, from the coding sequence ATGACTACAGCGGAGAAACTTTATCATGCAGCAAAAGAGCTTCCTGAACCGGTAGTGGCTGAGATACTTGATTTTGCCGAGTTCCTGCAAAAAAAAATGGCAGATGAACGTGCATCAGGTAAAGAGATGCTGATCGATATAGTTGGTGGTCTGGAGACTTCCGCCACGTTTTTCGGTGATCCGTTAGAAATCCAGAAACGACTACGGGATGAATGGCAATAA